Proteins encoded together in one Variovorax paradoxus EPS window:
- a CDS encoding TA system antitoxin ParD family protein, giving the protein MAAPTAFASVKLPASLVDKARDAAQPMRRSVASQIEYWATLGRALERAGLTVQDSQALIAREESPPYVTEASPTALSPELGALHDHVLALAQSGVLAQRAQAAVAENRAKAVPAPRSRKAA; this is encoded by the coding sequence ATGGCCGCACCCACTGCCTTCGCTTCCGTCAAGCTGCCGGCATCGCTCGTCGACAAGGCGCGCGATGCCGCCCAGCCCATGCGCCGCTCTGTCGCGAGCCAGATCGAATACTGGGCAACGTTGGGGCGCGCGCTCGAACGCGCGGGCCTGACGGTGCAGGACAGCCAGGCGCTGATCGCACGCGAGGAATCGCCTCCCTACGTGACCGAGGCGTCGCCCACCGCCCTGTCGCCCGAGCTCGGGGCGCTGCATGACCATGTGCTCGCGCTGGCGCAATCGGGCGTGCTGGCCCAGCGTGCCCAGGCCGCCGTGGCCGAGAACCGGGCCAAGGCCGTCCCTGCCCCTCGGTCGCGCAAGGCGGCCTGA
- a CDS encoding aminopeptidase P N-terminal domain-containing protein — protein sequence MTSADTTTIYAERRARLASHLGKDGIAIIPTAPERPRNRDTDFLYRHDSYFYYLTGFTEPNAWLVLAGDGRATLFCAPKDMEREIWDGYRLGPEAAPAALGINEAFSAADLDAKLPKLLENRSTVWFPFAIHKGLETRIDGWLQSVRARVRYGALCPEEQRDLCGPLDEMRLIKDAHEQDIMRRAAQISARAHVRAMQLSSRMLREGKDVREYHLDAELLHEFRFGGSQYPAYYSIVAAGANACVLHYRADAAPLRKGELVLIDAGCELDGYASDITRTFPADGKFTGPQRALYDLVLASQDASAAATKAGNRFTDPHDAAVRVLAQGMLDFGLLDKNKVGSLDDVIDSRAYFQFYMHRTGHWLGMDVHDCGSYVEPTQVGEVSERKDPLSNEVIKNRPSRILQPGMVLTLEPGIYVRPAEGVPEQFHNIGIRIEDDAIVTATGCELISRGVPVKADEIEALMRA from the coding sequence ATGACCTCCGCAGACACCACCACGATCTACGCCGAGCGCCGCGCGCGCCTCGCCTCGCACCTGGGCAAGGACGGCATCGCCATCATCCCGACCGCCCCCGAGCGCCCGCGCAACCGCGACACCGACTTCCTGTATCGCCACGACAGCTATTTCTATTACCTGACCGGCTTCACCGAGCCGAACGCCTGGCTGGTGCTGGCCGGCGACGGCCGCGCCACGCTGTTCTGCGCGCCGAAAGACATGGAGCGCGAGATCTGGGACGGCTACCGCCTCGGCCCCGAAGCGGCGCCCGCGGCGCTCGGCATCAACGAGGCCTTTTCCGCAGCCGATCTCGACGCGAAGCTGCCCAAGCTGCTGGAGAACCGCTCGACCGTGTGGTTTCCGTTCGCGATCCACAAGGGCCTGGAAACCCGCATCGACGGCTGGCTGCAGTCGGTGCGCGCGCGCGTGCGCTACGGCGCGCTGTGCCCCGAGGAACAGCGCGACCTGTGCGGACCGCTCGACGAGATGCGTTTGATCAAGGACGCGCACGAGCAGGACATCATGCGGCGCGCCGCGCAGATCAGCGCCCGCGCCCACGTGCGCGCGATGCAGCTGTCGTCCCGCATGCTGCGCGAGGGCAAGGACGTGCGCGAGTACCACCTCGATGCCGAGCTGCTGCACGAATTCCGCTTCGGCGGCTCGCAGTACCCGGCGTACTACTCCATCGTCGCGGCCGGCGCCAACGCCTGCGTGCTGCACTACCGCGCCGACGCGGCGCCGCTGCGCAAAGGCGAGCTGGTGCTCATCGACGCGGGCTGCGAGCTCGACGGCTACGCGAGCGACATCACCCGCACCTTCCCGGCCGACGGCAAGTTCACCGGCCCGCAGCGGGCGCTGTACGACCTGGTGCTCGCGAGCCAGGACGCTTCTGCCGCCGCCACCAAGGCCGGCAACCGCTTCACCGATCCGCACGACGCCGCGGTGCGCGTGCTCGCGCAGGGCATGCTCGACTTCGGCCTGCTCGACAAGAACAAGGTCGGCAGCCTCGACGACGTGATCGATTCGCGCGCCTACTTCCAGTTCTACATGCACCGCACCGGCCACTGGCTCGGCATGGACGTGCACGACTGCGGCAGCTACGTGGAGCCGACGCAAGTCGGCGAAGTGAGCGAGCGCAAGGATCCGCTGTCGAACGAAGTCATCAAGAACCGCCCGAGCCGCATCCTGCAGCCCGGCATGGTGCTGACGCTGGAGCCCGGCATCTATGTGCGGCCCGCCGAGGGCGTGCCCGAACAGTTCCACAACATCGGCATCCGCATCGAGGACGACGCGATCGTCACGGCCACGGGCTGCGAACTCATTTCGCGCGGCGTGCCGGTGAAGGCGGATGAGATCGAGGCGTTGATGCGGGCCTGA
- a CDS encoding zeta toxin family protein: MPVFHLIAGPNGAGKSTLYRYLIQPRYPQLPFINADVHEREQLGHIRHALKRSEAARAWADGAREACLQEQRSFVSETVFSHPSKLQLIADAQARGFDLVLYVVCVDEPRRLLTRVQQRVSEGGHSVPVDRILARYPRTVEHLRLAVRQVQLAMLFDGADVELGGPQLVASVVGGQVHRHASRQPAWVLKVLGA, encoded by the coding sequence ATGCCGGTGTTTCATCTGATTGCCGGACCCAACGGAGCCGGCAAGTCGACGCTGTATCGCTATCTGATCCAGCCGCGCTATCCGCAGTTGCCGTTCATCAATGCCGATGTCCACGAGCGCGAGCAGCTCGGCCACATCCGCCACGCGCTCAAGCGCTCCGAGGCCGCCCGTGCCTGGGCCGACGGCGCGCGCGAGGCTTGCCTGCAGGAACAGCGTTCGTTCGTGAGCGAGACGGTGTTTTCGCATCCCTCCAAGCTGCAACTCATTGCCGATGCGCAGGCGCGCGGCTTCGACTTGGTGCTGTACGTGGTGTGCGTCGACGAGCCGCGTCGGCTGCTCACGCGAGTCCAGCAACGCGTGAGTGAAGGGGGCCACAGCGTTCCGGTGGACAGGATCCTGGCGCGCTACCCGCGCACCGTCGAGCACTTGCGGTTGGCGGTGCGACAGGTGCAGCTTGCGATGTTGTTCGACGGCGCAGATGTCGAACTGGGCGGCCCGCAACTGGTTGCATCGGTCGTTGGCGGCCAGGTCCACAGGCACGCTTCGCGGCAGCCGGCCTGGGTGTTGAAGGTCTTGGGCGCCTAG
- a CDS encoding S-adenosylmethionine decarboxylase family protein, which yields MHGLHLTADLHDCRCGLQWLTDGPALGAVCIKAVTAAGLQAVGKIVHSFPATAQGPGGVTTTVLLAESHLCIHTWPEQRGVTLDVYVCNFGGDHSAKAHALMECLVSLFQPSHSERNELQRGRIAA from the coding sequence ATGCATGGGCTGCACCTCACCGCCGATCTCCACGACTGCCGATGCGGTCTTCAATGGCTCACCGACGGGCCCGCGCTGGGCGCGGTATGCATCAAGGCGGTGACAGCCGCGGGGCTGCAGGCGGTGGGCAAGATCGTCCATTCCTTTCCCGCCACGGCGCAAGGACCAGGCGGGGTGACGACGACAGTGCTGCTGGCCGAATCGCACCTGTGCATCCACACCTGGCCCGAGCAGCGCGGCGTGACGCTCGACGTGTACGTGTGCAATTTCGGCGGCGACCATTCGGCCAAGGCGCATGCGCTGATGGAGTGCCTCGTGTCGCTGTTCCAGCCAAGTCACAGCGAACGCAACGAGCTGCAACGCGGCCGCATCGCAGCGTGA
- a CDS encoding transketolase family protein codes for MANHALMANAIRALAMDAVQQANSGHPGAPMGMADMAVALWGDHLRYNPANPHWFDRDRFVLSNGHASMLLYSVLHLTGYDLPIGEIKNFRKLHSKTAGHPEVDVTPGVETTTGPLGQGITNAVGFALAEKLLAAEFNRQDGKVNHDIVDHHTYAFLGDGCMMEGISHEACALAGAWHLNKLIALYDDNGISIDGQVKPWFIDNTEERFKAYGWNVIGPIDGNDAKDVSKAIAKAKKEESKPTLIICKTTIGKGSPNRAGTAKAHGEALGAEEITLTREAIGWPYPAFEIPAEVYADWDHKDAGAKTEAAWNEKFAAYAVAFPDLAGEFTRRMKGELPKNFHQVAFDTVVAAHTKGETVASRKASQLALEAFTAALPEMLGGSADLTGSNLTNTKSTAALRFDAKTGAVVMNVPAVPAKQGAEDEAKPEAPAEVPHGTIGRHINYGVREFGMAAIMNGVALHGGYIPYGGTFLTFSDYSRNAIRMAALMKRRVIHVFTHDSIGLGEDGPTHQSIEHAASLRLIPNLDVWRPGDTAETAVAWAVALQNQSRPTALLLSRQNIAYAPKSELGDISRGAYVLSEPETVGLKSKKTAAVIIATGSEVPLALAAQKLLAAKKIAVRVVSMPSTTTFDRQDVAYKKAVLPKKIPRIAVEMGCTGGWWKYGCAAVVGIDTYGESAPAPELFKHFGFTAENVAATVEAALRD; via the coding sequence ATGGCAAACCACGCCCTGATGGCCAACGCAATCCGCGCTCTGGCTATGGATGCCGTCCAACAAGCAAATTCCGGCCATCCCGGTGCACCGATGGGCATGGCCGACATGGCCGTCGCACTCTGGGGCGATCACCTGCGCTACAACCCGGCCAACCCGCACTGGTTCGACCGCGACCGCTTCGTGCTCTCCAACGGCCACGCCTCGATGCTGCTGTATTCGGTGCTGCACCTCACGGGCTACGACCTCCCGATCGGCGAGATCAAGAACTTCCGCAAGCTCCACAGCAAGACCGCCGGCCACCCCGAAGTCGACGTGACCCCCGGCGTGGAAACCACCACCGGCCCGCTGGGCCAGGGCATCACCAACGCGGTCGGCTTCGCACTGGCTGAAAAGCTGCTCGCGGCCGAGTTCAACCGCCAAGATGGCAAGGTGAACCACGACATCGTCGACCACCACACCTACGCCTTCCTCGGCGACGGTTGCATGATGGAAGGCATCAGCCACGAAGCCTGCGCCCTGGCCGGCGCCTGGCACCTGAACAAGCTGATCGCGCTGTACGACGACAACGGCATCAGCATCGACGGCCAGGTGAAGCCCTGGTTCATCGACAACACCGAAGAGCGCTTCAAGGCCTACGGCTGGAACGTCATCGGCCCGATCGACGGCAACGACGCCAAGGACGTGTCCAAGGCCATCGCCAAGGCGAAGAAGGAAGAATCCAAGCCCACGCTGATCATCTGCAAGACGACCATCGGCAAGGGCAGCCCGAACCGCGCGGGCACCGCCAAGGCGCACGGCGAGGCGCTCGGCGCCGAGGAAATCACCCTCACCCGCGAAGCCATCGGCTGGCCCTACCCCGCCTTCGAAATCCCGGCCGAGGTGTACGCCGACTGGGACCACAAGGACGCCGGCGCCAAGACCGAAGCCGCCTGGAACGAGAAGTTCGCCGCCTACGCCGTGGCCTTCCCCGACCTGGCCGGCGAGTTCACCCGCCGCATGAAGGGCGAGCTGCCCAAGAACTTCCACCAGGTCGCCTTCGACACCGTGGTCGCCGCCCACACCAAGGGCGAGACCGTCGCCAGCCGCAAGGCCAGCCAGCTCGCGCTGGAAGCCTTCACGGCCGCGCTGCCCGAAATGCTCGGCGGCAGCGCCGACCTGACCGGCTCGAACCTCACCAACACCAAGAGCACCGCCGCCCTGCGCTTCGACGCAAAGACCGGTGCCGTGGTCATGAACGTGCCGGCCGTCCCGGCCAAGCAAGGCGCCGAAGACGAAGCCAAGCCCGAAGCTCCGGCCGAAGTGCCGCACGGCACCATCGGCCGCCACATCAACTACGGCGTGCGCGAGTTCGGCATGGCGGCCATCATGAACGGCGTGGCGCTGCATGGCGGCTACATCCCCTACGGCGGCACCTTCCTCACCTTCAGCGACTACAGCCGCAACGCCATCCGCATGGCCGCGCTCATGAAGCGCCGCGTGATCCACGTGTTCACGCACGACTCCATCGGCCTCGGCGAAGACGGCCCGACGCACCAGTCGATCGAGCACGCCGCCTCGCTGCGCCTGATTCCGAACCTGGACGTCTGGCGTCCGGGCGACACGGCCGAAACCGCCGTGGCCTGGGCCGTGGCCCTGCAGAACCAGTCGCGCCCGACCGCGCTGCTGCTGAGCCGCCAGAACATCGCCTACGCACCGAAGAGCGAACTCGGCGACATCAGCCGTGGCGCCTACGTGCTGTCCGAGCCCGAGACCGTGGGCCTCAAGAGCAAGAAGACGGCCGCCGTCATCATCGCCACCGGTTCCGAAGTGCCGCTCGCGCTGGCTGCCCAGAAGCTCCTGGCCGCCAAGAAGATCGCAGTGCGCGTGGTGTCGATGCCCTCGACCACCACCTTCGACCGCCAGGATGTCGCCTACAAGAAGGCCGTGCTGCCAAAGAAGATTCCGCGCATCGCC
- a CDS encoding esterase-like activity of phytase family protein has protein sequence MTRIASLSFIALATAFACGSAAAQTAFPATLAGHAVLPAQSFVAAPKDAPADLQVSGKFTSGKRVEALGTVEGLSGGRGTGVSVPFKGQPLQGHSGIKKMDDGSFWILTDNGAGAKANSPDFMLYLNHYKVDFKSGKFNRLNTIFLHDPDKKVPFRIVHEGTKQRYLTGSDFDPESFQFAGGALWIGEEFGPFLIKADLKGKVLAVFDTQVDGKAVRSPDHPAVTTPGVPGGAVDFQIKRSKGFEGMASSKDGSKLYALLEGPVWNAEAKDYERVDGKEALRVLEFDVASEKWTGRHWKYVLEANGNAIGDFNMIDSTTGLIIERDNGEGTSDKACPEGQKRTDCFHDIAKFKRVYKVELSDANVGGAVRKIGYIDLLNIADPDKLARKPLNDGVLKFPFFTIENVDVVDATHIVVGNDNNLPFSSSREPNKADDNELVLLEAGALLQAK, from the coding sequence ATGACGCGTATCGCCTCCCTCTCTTTCATCGCCCTTGCCACCGCGTTCGCTTGCGGCAGCGCGGCCGCACAGACCGCCTTCCCCGCCACGCTCGCCGGCCACGCCGTGCTGCCCGCGCAGAGCTTCGTCGCCGCACCGAAGGACGCACCGGCCGACCTGCAGGTCAGCGGCAAGTTCACCTCGGGCAAGCGCGTCGAGGCGCTGGGCACGGTCGAAGGGCTTTCGGGCGGCCGCGGCACCGGTGTCTCGGTGCCTTTCAAGGGCCAGCCGCTGCAGGGCCACTCGGGCATCAAGAAGATGGACGACGGCTCGTTCTGGATCCTCACCGACAACGGCGCTGGCGCGAAGGCCAACTCGCCCGACTTCATGCTCTACCTGAACCACTACAAGGTGGACTTCAAGAGCGGCAAGTTCAATCGACTGAACACCATCTTCCTGCACGACCCCGACAAGAAGGTGCCGTTCCGCATCGTCCACGAAGGCACCAAGCAGCGCTACCTGACGGGTTCGGACTTCGACCCCGAGAGCTTCCAGTTCGCCGGCGGCGCGCTGTGGATCGGCGAGGAGTTCGGCCCGTTTCTCATCAAGGCCGACCTGAAGGGCAAGGTGCTCGCGGTGTTCGACACGCAGGTCGACGGCAAGGCCGTGCGATCGCCGGATCACCCCGCAGTCACCACGCCGGGCGTGCCGGGCGGCGCGGTCGATTTCCAGATCAAGCGTTCCAAGGGCTTCGAAGGCATGGCGTCTTCCAAGGACGGCAGCAAGCTCTATGCGTTGCTCGAAGGCCCGGTGTGGAACGCCGAGGCCAAGGATTACGAACGCGTCGATGGCAAGGAAGCGCTGCGCGTTCTGGAGTTCGACGTGGCTTCGGAAAAGTGGACGGGCCGCCATTGGAAGTACGTGCTCGAAGCCAACGGCAACGCCATCGGCGACTTCAACATGATCGACAGCACCACGGGCCTCATCATCGAACGCGACAACGGCGAAGGCACGAGCGACAAGGCCTGCCCCGAAGGCCAGAAGCGCACCGATTGCTTTCACGACATCGCGAAGTTCAAGCGTGTCTACAAGGTCGAGCTGAGCGACGCGAACGTGGGCGGCGCGGTGCGCAAGATCGGCTACATCGACCTGCTGAACATCGCCGATCCGGACAAGCTCGCGCGCAAGCCGCTGAACGATGGCGTGCTCAAGTTCCCGTTCTTCACCATCGAGAACGTCGACGTGGTCGATGCCACGCACATCGTGGTCGGCAACGACAACAACCTGCCGTTCTCCAGCAGCCGCGAACCGAACAAGGCGGACGACAACGAACTGGTGCTGCTCGAAGCCGGCGCGCTGCTGCAGGCAAAGTAG
- a CDS encoding nucleotidyltransferase family protein — MILAAGRGERMRPLTDATPKPLLEVRGKPLMQWPMEALAAGGFTELVVNTDWLGAQISSRFGVNPLLDGHSALSISYSDEGRDFGGALETVGGIVRALPLLGEVFWIAAGDVFAPDFRFTQASVDRFLDSGKLAHLWLVPNPAHNLKGDFGLSAEGLALNTAPEKYTFSTIGLYRAALFAPPYCAIPPGNPAGVKAPLAPILRAAMDNELVSAELYTGPWTDVGTPERLAQLNTTPR; from the coding sequence ATGATCCTGGCCGCCGGCCGCGGCGAGCGCATGCGGCCGCTGACCGACGCGACGCCCAAGCCCCTGCTCGAAGTGCGCGGCAAGCCGCTGATGCAGTGGCCCATGGAAGCGCTGGCCGCGGGCGGGTTCACCGAACTGGTGGTCAACACCGACTGGCTGGGTGCGCAGATCTCGTCCCGCTTCGGCGTGAATCCCTTGCTGGACGGGCACAGCGCGCTATCGATTTCATACTCCGACGAGGGCCGCGACTTCGGCGGCGCGCTGGAGACGGTCGGCGGCATCGTCCGCGCGCTGCCGCTCTTGGGCGAGGTGTTCTGGATCGCGGCAGGCGACGTTTTCGCACCCGATTTCCGCTTCACGCAAGCTTCGGTCGACCGTTTCCTGGACAGTGGCAAGCTGGCGCACCTGTGGCTGGTGCCGAACCCGGCGCACAACCTCAAGGGCGATTTCGGCCTCTCCGCCGAAGGCCTGGCGCTCAACACGGCCCCCGAGAAATACACCTTCTCGACCATCGGCCTCTACCGCGCTGCGCTGTTCGCGCCGCCGTACTGCGCCATCCCGCCCGGCAACCCGGCCGGCGTCAAAGCCCCATTGGCGCCGATCCTGCGGGCCGCCATGGACAATGAACTCGTGAGCGCCGAGCTCTACACCGGCCCCTGGACCGATGTGGGAACCCCCGAACGGCTTGCCCAACTGAACACCACGCCAAGATGA